One part of the Helicobacter cetorum MIT 99-5656 genome encodes these proteins:
- a CDS encoding outer membrane protein codes for MKKINTLLKTSFLLFLGFQVAQAEKSAFFLGATYDLGKASLNGTMKEYRSSVSNGFDDLITKRHSTLQGFGARIGYNQLFGLKGWVGLRYYGFFDWAKADLGSVEIGQYAKNYSRSSSFNRYGYGAGIDLLVNIINFSYFNLGAFGGVAIGGEVWSAKNQQLNSVVGALQTDFEKTHFDWMFNVGVRSVMIKHIGLEVGAKIPMSETPFLKYREKDRHYDYQEKLKRGVSFYAALYILF; via the coding sequence ATGAAGAAAATCAATACGCTATTAAAAACAAGTTTTTTATTATTTTTGGGATTTCAGGTTGCACAAGCTGAGAAGAGTGCCTTTTTCCTTGGTGCAACTTATGATTTAGGGAAAGCTTCATTAAACGGCACCATGAAAGAGTATCGTTCTAGCGTGTCTAATGGCTTTGATGACTTAATTACCAAACGCCATTCCACCTTGCAAGGCTTTGGTGCACGCATAGGTTACAACCAACTCTTTGGATTAAAAGGCTGGGTAGGTTTGCGTTATTACGGCTTTTTTGACTGGGCGAAAGCCGATCTTGGTAGTGTTGAGATAGGTCAATATGCCAAAAATTATTCAAGGTCCAGTAGCTTTAATCGTTATGGTTATGGTGCAGGCATAGACTTGTTGGTTAATATTATCAATTTTAGCTATTTTAATTTGGGTGCTTTTGGGGGTGTGGCTATTGGAGGAGAAGTTTGGAGTGCCAAAAATCAGCAATTAAATAGCGTTGTAGGGGCTTTGCAGACGGATTTTGAAAAAACACATTTTGATTGGATGTTTAATGTGGGTGTGCGTAGTGTGATGATTAAGCATATTGGCTTAGAAGTTGGAGCTAAGATTCCTATGTCAGAGACCCCATTCTTAAAATATAGGGAAAAAGATAGACATTATGATTATCAAGAAAAACTTAAGCGTGGCGTTTCATTCTATGCCGCGCTGTATATTTTGTTTTGA
- a CDS encoding methionine ABC transporter permease codes for MITQMLFQATLETLYMVFVASFLAVLFGLPLGVLLLVSKKGHLLNKPLLHKVLDTLINVTRSFPFIILIILLLPLSRFIIGTSIGSSASIIPLAISAIPFVAKLFENSLMEVGHGKIETTLSLGASNFQVIKMMLLESLPSLVNNITITLISLIGYSAMAGALGAGGLGDLAIRIGYQTYRGDVLFYAVVVIIVLVQVIQSGGDYLVKRLKRHGY; via the coding sequence ATGATAACTCAAATGTTATTTCAAGCCACTCTAGAAACACTTTATATGGTGTTTGTGGCGAGTTTTTTAGCCGTGCTTTTTGGTTTGCCTTTGGGGGTTTTATTATTGGTGAGTAAGAAGGGGCATTTGCTAAACAAACCTCTTTTGCATAAGGTTTTAGACACACTCATTAATGTGACTCGCTCTTTTCCTTTTATCATTCTTATTATTTTGCTTTTACCTTTATCTCGCTTCATTATTGGCACAAGCATTGGCTCAAGTGCGAGTATTATTCCTTTAGCTATTTCAGCCATTCCTTTTGTCGCCAAACTTTTTGAAAATTCTTTAATGGAAGTGGGGCATGGCAAGATTGAAACTACTTTAAGTTTAGGGGCGTCTAATTTTCAAGTGATTAAAATGATGCTTTTAGAGAGCTTGCCTTCTTTAGTAAATAACATCACTATCACTTTAATTTCTTTAATAGGTTATTCGGCTATGGCTGGAGCTTTAGGAGCTGGGGGCTTAGGGGATTTAGCTATTAGGATTGGTTATCAAACTTATAGGGGTGATGTGCTTTTTTATGCGGTAGTGGTTATTATTGTTTTGGTTCAAGTCATTCAAAGCGGTGGGGATTATTTGGTGAAACGCTTGAAAAGACATGGTTATTAG
- a CDS encoding methionine ABC transporter ATP-binding protein, translating to MIVELKNIEKIYENGFHALKGVNLELEKGGVLGVIGYSGAGKSTLIRLINCLERPSSGEVLVNGVNLLSLKPKELQMARQKIGMIFQHFNLLSAKNVFENVAFALEIAQWKKTEIKSRVYELLELVGLKDKAHFYPKELSGGQQQRVAIARSLANCPSLLLCDEATSALDPRTTHSILMLLKDIQKKLDLSIVFITHHIEVVKELCNQMCVMSGGKIVEKGAVEEIFANPKHAVTKELLGVGNEHVDKKSQDIYRIVFLGEHLDEPIISNLIKRFKIDVSIISGNIEELTTKDIGYLVVRFLGSAMEIQGALEYLDSLGLKVEKIKD from the coding sequence ATGATAGTAGAATTAAAAAATATTGAGAAGATTTATGAAAATGGATTTCATGCTTTAAAAGGTGTAAATTTAGAGCTTGAAAAAGGCGGTGTTTTAGGCGTGATAGGCTATTCAGGGGCGGGGAAGTCCACGCTCATTCGTTTAATCAATTGTTTAGAACGCCCCAGTTCTGGCGAAGTTTTAGTCAATGGAGTCAATCTATTGAGTTTAAAGCCCAAAGAATTGCAAATGGCCCGCCAAAAAATAGGCATGATTTTTCAGCATTTCAATTTATTGAGTGCTAAAAATGTGTTTGAGAATGTTGCGTTTGCTCTAGAAATCGCTCAATGGAAAAAAACAGAGATTAAATCAAGAGTGTATGAATTATTAGAATTAGTGGGACTAAAAGATAAAGCCCATTTTTATCCTAAAGAATTGAGCGGTGGGCAGCAACAGCGAGTAGCTATTGCAAGAAGTTTGGCTAATTGCCCTAGTTTGCTACTTTGTGATGAAGCCACTTCGGCCCTTGACCCAAGAACCACGCATTCTATTTTGATGCTTTTAAAGGATATTCAAAAAAAGCTTGATTTAAGCATTGTTTTTATTACGCACCATATTGAAGTGGTTAAAGAATTGTGCAATCAGATGTGTGTGATGAGTGGCGGAAAAATCGTAGAAAAAGGTGCGGTAGAAGAAATTTTTGCTAACCCAAAACACGCCGTAACTAAAGAGTTGCTTGGCGTGGGAAATGAGCATGTAGATAAAAAATCACAAGACATTTATCGCATTGTATTTTTAGGAGAGCATTTAGATGAGCCTATTATTTCTAATTTGATTAAGCGTTTTAAAATAGATGTGAGCATTATTTCTGGCAATATTGAAGAGCTTACAACCAAAGATATAGGGTATTTGGTGGTGCGGTTTTTAGGTAGTGCTATGGAAATACAAGGGGCTTTAGAGTATTTAGATTCTTTAGGGCTAAAAGTTGAAAAGATAAAGGATTGA
- a CDS encoding FlhB-like flagellar biosynthesis protein, translating into MNKTLKAAALAYNMGQDHAPKVVASGVGEVAKRIIQKAKEYDIALFSNPVLVDSLLKVELDSAIPEELYESVVQVFLWLNSVENDAQMSK; encoded by the coding sequence ATGAATAAGACCCTAAAAGCCGCCGCTCTAGCCTATAATATGGGGCAAGATCATGCCCCAAAAGTGGTAGCAAGTGGGGTAGGCGAAGTGGCTAAAAGGATTATTCAAAAAGCTAAAGAATACGATATAGCGTTATTTTCTAATCCTGTGCTAGTAGATTCGCTTTTAAAGGTGGAATTAGATAGTGCGATACCAGAAGAATTGTATGAAAGCGTGGTGCAAGTGTTTTTGTGGCTTAATAGCGTAGAAAATGACGCACAAATGTCAAAGTAA
- the ribE gene encoding riboflavin synthase, whose amino-acid sequence MFSGLITQIAKVKSFQNNVLTIESDLNPKLGDSIAINGACLTAIESTAKHFSVELSQKTQMSVALENYKDLVHIEPALKANASLDGHFVQGHIDAIGVVENIIQNANQVDFFISASKETLLLCIEQGSIAIDGVSLTLSKVEEKGFWLTIISYTLENTLFKTYKLKRRVNIETDLLVRSVASLLKRHNKLALSWEESDALTLGY is encoded by the coding sequence ATGTTTAGCGGATTAATCACTCAAATAGCTAAAGTAAAGAGTTTTCAAAATAATGTTTTAACGATTGAAAGCGATTTGAATCCAAAGCTTGGCGATAGCATTGCCATTAATGGAGCGTGTTTGACGGCTATAGAAAGCACCGCTAAGCATTTTAGCGTAGAGCTAAGTCAAAAAACCCAAATGAGCGTGGCATTAGAGAATTACAAGGATTTAGTCCATATTGAGCCAGCTCTAAAAGCTAACGCTAGCTTAGATGGGCATTTTGTGCAAGGGCATATTGATGCTATAGGGGTTGTTGAGAATATCATTCAAAATGCTAATCAAGTGGATTTTTTTATCAGTGCTTCTAAAGAAACGCTTTTGTTATGCATTGAGCAAGGCTCTATCGCTATTGATGGGGTGAGTTTAACTTTGAGTAAGGTTGAAGAAAAGGGGTTTTGGTTGACAATTATCTCTTATACCTTAGAGAATACCCTTTTTAAAACTTACAAACTTAAAAGGCGTGTAAATATTGAAACCGATTTGTTAGTTCGCAGTGTCGCAAGCTTGTTAAAACGCCACAATAAATTAGCCCTTTCTTGGGAAGAATCAGATGCTTTAACCTTAGGATATTGA
- a CDS encoding TatD family hydrolase produces the protein MFVDTHCHLDHKDYENDLEQVLQDALNCGVSRCVIPGADMKDLNRAIEISEKYEGVFFAIGAHPYDVSSFDKSLFEKFVTHKKCVAIGECGLDYYRLLELNERETYKNKQQEIFIKQIEFSIEHHKPLIIHIREASFDSLEILKSYPKAFGVLHCFNADSMLLELNERFYYGIGGVSTFKNAKKLIEILPKIPKNRLVLETDSPYLTPHPFRGTRNSPTYIPLIAQKIAEILSIEIEELTHLSTYNAQKLFSLP, from the coding sequence ATGTTTGTAGATACGCATTGTCATTTAGACCACAAGGATTATGAGAACGATTTAGAACAAGTCTTACAGGACGCTTTAAATTGCGGTGTTTCTAGGTGTGTCATTCCTGGTGCAGATATGAAAGATTTAAACAGAGCCATAGAAATTAGCGAAAAATATGAAGGCGTGTTTTTTGCCATAGGAGCTCATCCCTATGATGTTAGTAGCTTTGATAAAAGCTTGTTTGAAAAATTTGTTACACACAAAAAATGTGTTGCAATAGGCGAGTGCGGACTAGATTACTACCGCTTGCTTGAATTAAATGAGCGAGAGACTTATAAAAACAAGCAACAAGAAATCTTTATCAAACAAATTGAATTTTCTATTGAACATCACAAGCCTTTGATTATTCACATTAGAGAAGCGAGTTTTGATAGCTTAGAGATTTTAAAAAGCTATCCTAAGGCTTTTGGAGTGTTGCATTGCTTTAACGCTGATAGCATGCTCTTAGAATTGAATGAACGCTTTTATTATGGAATAGGGGGGGTTAGCACTTTTAAAAACGCCAAAAAACTCATAGAAATTCTGCCTAAAATCCCTAAAAATAGGCTTGTCTTAGAGACTGATTCACCTTATTTAACCCCACACCCTTTTAGAGGCACAAGAAATAGTCCTACCTATATCCCTTTAATCGCTCAAAAAATTGCCGAAATACTTAGCATAGAAATTGAAGAGCTTACCCATTTAAGCACCTATAACGCTCAAAAGCTCTTCAGCTTGCCCTAA
- a CDS encoding lytic transglycosylase domain-containing protein — protein MKCFNKKWFFSLVASMLVFITLGHSKIAFESGIDTKTLEAFGVNASFLSQMPNALKNMDEEQEWQKLVQKFDANYRFIPIIKSMLREANVPQEFLFLAMAESRFSTRAYSHKKAVGIWQFMPSTAKELHLKVNHYIDERRDPIKSTKAAITYLKRLYKQTGEWYLVAMAYNYGLRKVQNAIKNAKSSDIKVLLDEDKKYLPRETRNYIRLILSLALKFNNLDNLRNKEYLLNRGARVSLVGIQLKRHTSLAQVAKNLHLPLSTLKSYNHQFRYNYLPSKAPTYTVYIPYEKLALFKQRQFKQARWVETNPKNPFITHVVLPKETLFSIAKRYQVSISSIQLANNLKSSNILIHQRLLIPVNRKLLAIR, from the coding sequence ATGAAGTGTTTTAATAAGAAGTGGTTTTTTTCTCTTGTTGCTAGTATGCTTGTTTTCATTACTTTGGGGCATTCTAAAATAGCCTTTGAGTCTGGTATAGACACTAAGACTTTAGAAGCCTTTGGAGTGAATGCGAGCTTTTTGTCTCAAATGCCAAACGCTCTAAAAAACATGGACGAAGAGCAAGAATGGCAAAAATTAGTTCAAAAATTTGACGCTAATTATCGGTTTATCCCCATTATTAAGAGCATGTTAAGAGAGGCTAATGTGCCACAAGAATTTTTGTTTTTAGCGATGGCTGAGTCTCGGTTTTCAACAAGGGCTTATAGCCATAAAAAAGCGGTAGGAATTTGGCAATTCATGCCAAGCACCGCTAAAGAATTACACCTTAAGGTCAACCACTACATTGATGAGAGAAGAGACCCTATTAAAAGCACCAAAGCTGCCATCACTTACTTGAAAAGATTATATAAGCAAACCGGCGAATGGTATTTAGTGGCTATGGCGTATAATTACGGCTTACGCAAGGTTCAAAACGCTATTAAAAACGCTAAAAGTTCAGATATTAAAGTCCTACTAGATGAAGATAAAAAATATTTGCCTAGAGAGACACGCAATTATATCCGCTTGATTTTAAGCTTAGCATTGAAATTCAACAACCTAGACAATCTCAGAAACAAGGAGTATTTACTCAATCGTGGGGCAAGGGTGAGCTTAGTGGGTATCCAACTTAAAAGACACACTTCCTTAGCCCAAGTCGCTAAAAATCTACACCTACCCCTAAGCACCCTAAAATCTTACAACCATCAATTCCGCTACAACTACTTACCTTCTAAAGCCCCTACTTACACAGTTTATATTCCTTATGAAAAACTCGCCCTGTTTAAACAGCGGCAATTCAAACAAGCAAGATGGGTTGAAACAAATCCGAAAAACCCTTTTATCACCCATGTAGTCCTACCTAAAGAGACCCTATTTTCCATTGCCAAACGCTATCAGGTCAGTATCTCAAGCATTCAACTAGCGAATAATCTTAAAAGTTCTAATATTCTTATCCACCAACGCCTATTAATTCCTGTTAATAGAAAGTTGCTCGCCATAAGGTAG
- a CDS encoding septal ring lytic transglycosylase RlpA family protein codes for MYLALKICFLSLMLFISACATKKENVATKNLSYKHESLRAYENAKDYDPKTKTATYKRNFFERHFKHQKTPQEAPQNSGTTNQTLDNGMRDSSAIQRATMRPYQVGGKWYYPTKVDLGETFDGVASWYGPNFHAKKTSNGEIYNMYAHTAAHKTLPMNTIVKVINKENNLSTIVRINDRGPFVNNRIIDLSNVAARDIDMVKKGTANVRLVILGFGGVISKQYEQTFNAHSSKTLQKEFKIGESQKSVSGGRFSLQMGAFRNQLGARTLADKLEKQSKNYSVKVVLKNDLYKVLVQGFQSEEEARDFMKNHNQNAILIRE; via the coding sequence ATGTATTTGGCCTTAAAGATTTGCTTTCTAAGCCTTATGCTTTTCATCAGTGCTTGTGCCACCAAAAAAGAGAATGTGGCTACAAAAAATTTATCTTATAAGCACGAGAGCTTACGAGCTTATGAAAATGCTAAAGATTATGACCCTAAAACTAAAACAGCAACCTACAAACGCAATTTCTTTGAACGCCATTTCAAACACCAAAAAACCCCACAAGAAGCCCCACAAAATAGCGGCACAACAAACCAAACCCTAGATAACGGCATGCGTGATTCTAGTGCCATTCAGAGAGCCACCATGCGGCCTTATCAAGTGGGGGGTAAGTGGTATTACCCTACTAAGGTGGATTTGGGCGAAACTTTTGATGGGGTTGCAAGCTGGTATGGTCCAAACTTCCATGCAAAAAAAACCAGTAATGGCGAAATCTACAACATGTATGCCCACACTGCCGCTCATAAAACCTTGCCCATGAATACCATTGTCAAAGTGATTAACAAAGAAAATAATCTAAGCACTATCGTGCGTATTAATGATAGAGGGCCTTTTGTAAATAATCGCATTATTGATTTATCTAATGTGGCCGCCAGAGATATTGACATGGTTAAAAAAGGCACGGCTAATGTGCGTTTGGTTATCTTGGGCTTTGGTGGGGTCATTTCTAAACAATATGAACAAACCTTTAACGCTCATTCTTCAAAAACTTTGCAAAAGGAATTTAAAATCGGCGAAAGTCAAAAAAGCGTGAGTGGGGGAAGATTTTCCTTACAAATGGGAGCCTTTAGAAACCAGTTAGGGGCTAGAACTCTAGCGGACAAGTTAGAAAAGCAGAGTAAAAATTATAGCGTTAAAGTGGTTTTAAAGAATGATTTGTATAAAGTCCTAGTTCAGGGATTTCAAAGCGAAGAAGAAGCAAGGGATTTTATGAAAAACCATAACCAAAATGCGATTTTAATAAGAGAATGA
- a CDS encoding KdsC family phosphatase yields MIKLLLLDVDGTLTDGALYFDESLREIKAFNVKDGLGMVVWKQLKKEIAIITGRTSAIVKKRMEDLGIQHVFMGVKNKGVIVEQLKKDLKLSTQEIACVGDDYNDLGMFKACALSFAPFDAHPIVKKKASKVLQNLGGKGAVREAIDYLLELEGLHDEALRLYL; encoded by the coding sequence ATGATTAAGTTACTGCTTTTAGATGTGGATGGCACGCTCACTGATGGGGCGTTGTATTTTGATGAAAGCTTGCGAGAAATCAAAGCTTTTAATGTCAAAGATGGGCTTGGTATGGTAGTATGGAAGCAATTGAAAAAAGAAATCGCCATTATTACCGGAAGGACTTCAGCTATCGTGAAAAAACGCATGGAAGATTTAGGCATTCAACATGTTTTTATGGGGGTCAAAAATAAAGGCGTTATTGTGGAGCAACTCAAAAAAGATTTGAAGTTAAGCACGCAAGAAATCGCATGTGTAGGTGATGATTATAATGATTTGGGCATGTTTAAAGCATGTGCGTTAAGTTTTGCCCCTTTTGATGCACACCCTATTGTCAAAAAAAAAGCTAGTAAGGTGCTACAAAACTTAGGGGGCAAGGGAGCTGTGAGAGAAGCGATTGATTATCTCTTAGAATTAGAAGGCTTACACGATGAAGCTCTTAGGCTTTACCTCTAA
- the lptA gene encoding lipopolysaccharide transport periplasmic protein LptA, translated as MRFLWCCLVFMSCFSMSAKNIHDKGLKKEAKRELLEITGNQFVANDKTKTAIIQGNVQIKKGKDRLFADKVSVFLNDKRKPERYEATGNTRFNIFTEDNREISGSANKLIYNALNGEYRLLQNAVVKEVGKSNVITGDEIILNKTKGYADVLGSTKRPAKFVFDMEDINEENRKAKQKTQKPKQEKP; from the coding sequence ATGCGTTTTTTATGGTGTTGCTTAGTTTTTATGAGTTGCTTTAGTATGAGTGCTAAAAATATCCATGACAAAGGATTGAAAAAAGAAGCCAAAAGGGAACTTTTAGAAATTACAGGCAATCAGTTTGTGGCGAATGACAAAACTAAAACCGCCATCATTCAGGGTAATGTGCAAATTAAAAAAGGAAAAGACAGATTATTTGCGGATAAGGTCAGTGTTTTTTTGAATGATAAACGCAAGCCTGAACGCTATGAAGCTACAGGAAACACACGCTTTAACATCTTTACAGAAGATAATCGTGAAATTAGCGGGAGTGCTAACAAACTCATCTACAACGCCTTGAATGGGGAATACAGATTGCTACAAAATGCTGTGGTTAAGGAAGTAGGAAAATCTAATGTGATAACCGGCGATGAAATCATTCTCAATAAAACTAAGGGCTATGCTGATGTGCTAGGAAGCACAAAACGCCCCGCTAAATTTGTATTTGATATGGAAGATATTAATGAAGAAAACCGCAAAGCCAAGCAAAAAACTCAAAAACCTAAGCAAGAGAAACCTTAA
- the yihA gene encoding ribosome biogenesis GTP-binding protein YihA/YsxC, producing MIAIKDAHFVTSSSKLSECPASLTSEMVVLGRSNVGKSTFINTLLGKNLAKSSATPGKTRLANFFSTTWEDKENALTTTFNVIDLPGFGYAKVSKSLKKEWEGFLWELLSARVSIKLFIHLIDARHLGLAIDRNAKENIQALLRPDQAYLSLFTKFDKLNKNEQHRLFMNAPKPFLINASHFHALSLKYPNLEVVRQTLLKYLLTNLSQATKSCTLL from the coding sequence ATGATTGCCATTAAAGACGCTCATTTTGTAACTTCTTCCAGCAAACTTTCAGAATGCCCCGCCAGCTTAACTTCTGAAATGGTTGTTTTGGGGCGTAGCAATGTGGGAAAAAGCACTTTTATTAACACTCTATTAGGAAAAAATCTAGCTAAAAGTTCAGCGACCCCCGGAAAAACTCGTTTAGCGAATTTCTTCTCCACCACTTGGGAAGACAAAGAAAATGCTCTGACAACGACCTTTAATGTGATTGATTTGCCCGGATTTGGCTATGCAAAAGTTTCTAAAAGTTTGAAAAAAGAATGGGAAGGGTTTTTATGGGAATTATTGAGCGCTAGAGTTTCCATTAAACTTTTTATCCATTTGATTGATGCACGCCATTTAGGTTTAGCCATTGATAGGAATGCAAAAGAAAATATTCAAGCCCTTTTGAGACCCGACCAGGCTTATCTCTCTCTTTTTACCAAATTTGACAAGCTCAACAAGAACGAGCAACACCGCCTTTTTATGAATGCCCCTAAACCCTTTTTAATCAACGCCAGCCACTTCCACGCTCTTTCTTTGAAATATCCAAACCTTGAAGTCGTGCGTCAAACCCTTTTGAAATACTTGCTCACCAATCTCTCACAAGCCACAAAGTCATGCACCCTTCTTTAA
- the mrdA gene encoding penicillin-binding protein 2 yields MKNLRYNLLLFLFLGVWGLLTLNLFILGIKNQEYYEKLAERNMTKKEFLIPKRGNITDRNHEFLAINELVFGVFLPSRLKNKELLEKIETIQQFFPNLSKETLLNNYQKENSLYNHNLIKVIGFIPYATMQPLYAKLIQVEGLFVLPLDKRYYPNASLASHVLGYVGVASLQDLKDDEENQYSQIVGKTGIEKEYNKHLQGKVGYKIMHVNALNQELATLEVVPPSTNNHLQLSLDKRLQEEADKLFENKRGAILVMDVKNGELLVAGSYPEYNLNDFVGGISQEKWQNLQDDIYNPLLNRFTNALYPPGSVVKMGVGLSFLENLNINENTIISTPPYIEVGKRKFRDWKRTGHGNSNLYKAIRESVDVYFYKFGLEISIEKLSKTLRQVGFGEKTGIDLPSEFIGIVPDNLWKLKRFNQDWKTGDTLITAIGQGSFLATPLQVLVYTGLIATGELVTPHFALNNQQPPKDPLNNFQKKKLQALRIGMYEVCNHKDGTAYYSTKGAKVTLACKTGTAQVVEIPQSMIERIKEKDMEYFHRSHAWITAYLPYENPKYAITILVEHGEGGSKLGGLLVKMSNKLSELGYLTPSKKTHTPKKN; encoded by the coding sequence ATGAAAAATCTTCGTTATAACCTTTTGCTCTTTCTTTTTCTTGGGGTTTGGGGTTTATTAACCTTAAATCTCTTTATACTTGGCATTAAAAATCAGGAATATTACGAAAAGTTAGCTGAACGCAACATGACTAAAAAAGAGTTTCTGATTCCTAAAAGGGGGAATATCACTGACAGAAACCATGAATTTTTAGCGATTAATGAATTAGTTTTTGGGGTTTTTTTACCCAGTAGGCTCAAAAACAAAGAGCTTTTAGAAAAGATTGAAACCATACAGCAATTCTTTCCTAACCTTTCAAAAGAAACGCTTTTAAACAATTATCAAAAAGAAAATTCTCTCTATAACCATAATCTCATTAAAGTTATCGGCTTCATTCCTTATGCCACAATGCAACCCCTTTATGCCAAACTCATACAGGTTGAAGGGCTTTTTGTGCTTCCTTTAGACAAACGCTACTACCCTAACGCTTCTCTAGCTTCTCATGTCTTAGGCTATGTAGGGGTGGCAAGCTTACAAGATTTGAAAGATGATGAAGAAAATCAATACAGCCAAATTGTAGGAAAAACCGGCATTGAAAAAGAATACAACAAGCACTTACAAGGCAAAGTAGGCTATAAAATCATGCATGTGAACGCTCTTAATCAAGAATTAGCCACTTTAGAAGTTGTGCCACCAAGCACCAACAACCACTTACAGCTAAGCTTAGACAAACGCCTACAAGAAGAAGCTGATAAATTATTTGAAAATAAAAGGGGAGCTATTTTGGTAATGGATGTGAAAAATGGGGAGCTATTAGTGGCTGGAAGCTACCCTGAATACAATTTAAATGATTTTGTAGGGGGCATTAGCCAAGAAAAATGGCAAAACCTTCAAGATGATATTTATAACCCCCTACTCAATCGTTTTACTAACGCACTCTATCCGCCCGGTTCAGTGGTAAAAATGGGCGTAGGGCTGAGCTTTTTAGAAAATCTTAATATTAATGAAAACACTATTATCTCTACACCCCCCTATATTGAAGTGGGCAAACGAAAATTTAGAGACTGGAAAAGAACCGGTCATGGCAACTCTAATTTGTATAAGGCCATAAGAGAGTCTGTAGATGTGTATTTTTATAAATTTGGACTTGAAATATCCATAGAAAAACTCTCCAAAACCTTAAGGCAAGTGGGTTTTGGAGAAAAAACAGGCATAGATTTACCGAGTGAATTTATAGGGATTGTGCCTGATAATTTATGGAAACTCAAACGCTTCAATCAGGACTGGAAAACAGGCGACACATTGATTACTGCTATAGGACAAGGCTCTTTTCTAGCCACACCCTTACAAGTGCTAGTTTATACAGGACTCATCGCTACAGGCGAATTAGTTACACCCCATTTTGCTTTAAATAATCAGCAACCCCCCAAAGACCCCTTGAATAATTTTCAAAAAAAGAAACTTCAAGCTTTACGCATAGGCATGTATGAAGTGTGCAACCATAAAGATGGCACCGCCTATTATTCTACCAAAGGAGCCAAAGTAACTTTAGCCTGTAAGACTGGCACCGCACAAGTTGTAGAAATCCCCCAAAGCATGATAGAGCGTATCAAGGAGAAGGATATGGAATATTTCCACCGCTCGCACGCTTGGATTACAGCATACTTGCCCTATGAAAACCCTAAATACGCTATTACTATTCTAGTAGAGCATGGAGAAGGGGGGTCAAAACTTGGAGGCTTATTAGTTAAGATGAGCAACAAGCTCTCTGAGCTTGGCTATCTCACCCCTAGTAAAAAGACTCACACCCCAAAGAAAAACTAG
- a CDS encoding MetQ/NlpA family ABC transporter substrate-binding protein → MNVLKRIICVVMVTLGLFNLLQAKHHKKKNEPTQEIKVGATPVPHAQILQSVVEDLKAQGITLTIVPFTDYVLPNLALNDGSIDVNFFQHRPYLDRFNLDRKMHLVDVASIHVEPLRFYSKKITSMKNFKKGSVIAVPNDPSNQGRALILLHKQEIITLKDPSNLYANEFDIIKNPYNIKIKPLESAMLPKVLADVDGAVVPGNYALQAKLTDALFSEGKDSPYANILATREDNAQDEGVKRLVQALRSDKTKQFILDTFKGAIIPAF, encoded by the coding sequence ATGAATGTATTGAAGCGTATTATCTGTGTTGTTATGGTTACTTTAGGGCTTTTTAATCTCTTGCAAGCAAAGCACCATAAGAAAAAAAATGAACCCACTCAAGAAATCAAGGTGGGTGCTACGCCTGTTCCGCATGCTCAGATTTTACAATCTGTAGTAGAAGATTTAAAAGCACAAGGGATTACTTTAACCATCGTGCCTTTTACAGACTATGTGCTGCCTAATCTGGCTCTTAATGATGGTTCTATAGATGTGAATTTTTTCCAGCATCGCCCCTATTTGGATAGATTCAATTTAGACAGAAAGATGCACTTGGTTGATGTGGCAAGCATTCATGTAGAGCCTTTAAGATTTTATTCTAAAAAAATTACTAGCATGAAGAATTTCAAGAAAGGTTCTGTAATTGCTGTGCCAAATGACCCAAGCAATCAGGGTAGGGCGTTGATTTTATTGCACAAGCAAGAGATTATCACGCTCAAAGACCCAAGCAATTTATACGCTAATGAGTTTGATATTATTAAAAATCCTTATAATATTAAAATCAAGCCCTTAGAATCTGCTATGTTGCCCAAAGTTTTAGCTGATGTGGATGGGGCTGTAGTGCCGGGAAATTATGCCTTGCAAGCAAAGCTTACAGACGCTTTATTTTCAGAAGGTAAAGATTCGCCCTACGCTAATATTTTAGCCACTCGTGAAGATAACGCACAAGATGAAGGGGTTAAAAGATTGGTTCAAGCCCTTAGAAGCGATAAGACTAAACAATTTATTTTAGACACCTTTAAGGGTGCGATTATTCCTGCTTTCTAG